A region of Vigna radiata var. radiata cultivar VC1973A chromosome 10, Vradiata_ver6, whole genome shotgun sequence DNA encodes the following proteins:
- the LOC106775847 gene encoding methionine S-methyltransferase isoform X2: MNLDYGPAMNDILNPNPDAMSKVITENASEEFLHSLSNYCALQGFMEDQFGLGLIARAVEEGIAVIKPTGIMIFNMGGRPGQGVCERLFERRGFRITKLWQTKIIQAGDTDIAALVEIEKNSPHRFEFFMGLSGDQPICARTAWAYGKSGGSISHALSVYSCELRRPNQVKVIFDFLKHGFQEISSSLDLSFEEDSVADEKIPFLAYLARTLKSNSFFPYEPPAGSIHFRNLIAGFLKTYHHIPLTADNVVIFPSRTAAIENALRLFSPRLAVVDEHLTRHLPRLWLTSSALENTGAIHSSDDTIMVIEAPRQSDLMIELIKKLKPKVVVTGIAHFEAVTSSAFVHLLDTTRDIGSRLFLDISDHFELSSIPGSNGVLKYLSGTPLPSHAAIICGLVKNKVYPDLEVAFVISEEESLFNALSKTVELLEGNTSLISQYYYGCIFHELLAFQLAGRHAPAERNCVNVKSVDMIGFDRSASLVLKNAELSIDRVESGSLIHMDVDQIFLPVPSPVKAAIFESFARQNMSESEIDVTSSIKRFVKSSYGFPTDNGTEFIYADSSKALFNKLVLCCINEGGTLCFPAGSNGNYVSSARFLKADIVTAPTDVNVGFKFTEKTLTGILGTVKNPWVYISGPTVNPTGLIYSNNEMVKILSTCARFGARVIIDTAASGLEFDFEGWGGWDIEGCLSKLNSSIKPSFCVSLLGGLSLKMLNGVLRFGFLILNHPVLIDTFYSYPGLSKPHTTVRYATKKLLELREQKPSNLSDAIVEHTEILRTRSKLLKQVLEKSGWDVLESCAGVSVVAKPSAYLNKTIKLKLSPKGEGDHGSATEEVKLDDCNIRTVILKATGLCINSGSWTGIPGYCRFNIALEENDFKKALDCILKFREVALV; encoded by the exons GTGATAACAGAAAATGCAAGCGAGGAATTCCTTCATTCATTGAGTAATTACTGTGCACTTCAG GGATTTATGGAGGACCAATTTGGCTTAGGTTTAATTGCTAGGGCAGTTGAGGAGGGGATAGCAGTAATCAAACCAACTGGAATTATGATCTTTAATATGGGGGGCCGCCCAGGTCAAGGTGTTTGCGAACGATTGTTTGAGCGTCGGGGTTTTCGCATTACAAAGCTTTGGCAAACTAAAATCATTCAG GCTGGTGACACAGATATTGCAGCCTTAGTTGAGATTGAGAAGAATAGCCCACACCGTTTTGAGTTTTTCATGGGACTTTCTGGGGATCAGCCGATTTGCGCACGAACTGCGTGGGCTTATGGAAAGTCTGGTGGCAGCATTTCTCATGCTTTATCAGTGTACAGTTGTGAACTTCGTCGCCCTAATCAG GTGAAGGTTATTTTTGATTTTCTAAAACATGGATTTCAAGAGATCAGCAGCTCCTTAGATTTGTCTTTTGAGGAAGATTCTGTTGCTGATGAGAAGATTCCATTCCTCGCTTATCTTGCAAGAACACTAAAAAGTAATTCTTTTTTTCCATATGAGCCACCTGCCGGAAGCATACATTTCCGCAATCTCATTGCTGGGTTTTTGAAGACTTATCATCATATTCCACTCACTGCCGAT AATGTTGTCATTTTTCCTTCAAGGACTGCAGCAATTGAGAATGCTCTTCGCTTGTTCTCACCTCGCCTTGCAGTTGTCGATGAACATCTGACTCGGCATTTACCAAGGCTGTGGTTAACATCTTCGGCACTTGAG AACACAGGAGCTATACACTCTTCAGATGATACCATTATGGTAATTGAAGCTCCCCGGCAATCGGACTTAATGATAGAactaataaagaaattgaaacctAAAGTGGTGGTGACTGGGATTGCTCATTTTGAGGCTGTTACTAGTTCAGCTTTTGTGCACCTTTTAGATACAACACGAGACATTGGATCTCGTCTTTTCTTGGACATATCAGATCACTTTGAGCTATCCAGCATTCCTGGATCGAATGGGGTCCTGAAGTATCTTTCAGGAACTCCTCTGCCCTCTCATGCAGCAATTATATGTGGACTAGTAAAGAATAAG GTTTATCCTGATTTAGAAGTAGCTTTCGTCATTTCGGAAGAAGAATCCCTCTTTAACGCCCTGTCCAAAACCGTTGAATTACTGGAGGGCAATACTTCATTAATTAGTCAGTACTATTATGGCTGTATCTTTCACGAGCTTCTTGCTTTTCAGCTTGCTGGCCGGCATGCGCCTGCTGAG AGAAACTGTGTGAACGTCAAGTCAGTTGATATGATAGGATTTGATAGATCAGCTTCGTTGGTCCTTAAAAACGCTGAGCTATCTATTGATCGGGTAGAGAGTGGGTCCCTGATTCACATGGACGTCGATCAAATCTTCTTGCCTGTTCCATCTCCTGTTAAGGCGgctatttttgaaagttttgctAGACAAAACATGTCTGAGTCTGAAATTGATGTCACATCAAGCATCAAAAGATTTGTAAAGAGCAGCTATGGTTTTCCAACAGATAACGGCACCGAGTTTATATACGCCGACAGTTCGAAAGCTCTTTTCAACAAGCTGGTCCTCTGCTGCATCAACGAAGGTGGCACCCTCTGTTTTCCAGCTGGATCAAATGGGAATTATGTTTCTTCTGCAAGATTTTTGAAAGCTGACATAGTGACAGCACCTACAGATGTCAATGTAGGTTTTAAGTTCACTGAAAAGACACTCACTGGAATCCTTGGAACCGTGAAAAACCCATGGGTGTATATTTCCGGTCCTACAGTCAATCCAACTGGCTTGATTTATAGCAACAATGAGATGGTAAAAATCTTAAGCACCTGTGCTAGATTTGGTGCAAGAGTTATAATTGATACTGCAGCCTCTGGTTTGGAATTTGACTTTGAAGGCTGGGGTGGCTGGGATATAGAGGGATGTTTGTCTAAGCTGAATTCTTCAATCAAGCCATCGTTTTGTGTGTCTCTTCTTGGAGGACTGTCTCTGAAGATGCTAAATGGTGTTCTCAGATTTGGCTTTCTTATTCTAAACCATCCTGTTTTGATTGACACATTTTACAGTTATCCAGGATTAAGCAAACCTCATACTACTGTTAGATACGCTACAAAAAAATTGCTGGAGCTTAGAGAGCAAAAACCATCAAACCTATCAGATGCTATAGTTGAACACACCGAGATATTGAGAACTAGATCCAAGCTCTTGAAACAG GTTCTTGAGAAAAGTGGGTGGGATGTGCTTGAATCGTGTGCTGGTGTGTCTGTTGTGGCCAAGCCCTCTGCCTATCTCAACAAGACTATTAAGCTGAAACTTTCACCAAAAGGCGAAGGAGACCATGGAAGTGCCACAGAGGAAGTAAAACTCGACGACTGTAATATTAGGACTGTCATTCTCAAAGCCACTGGATTATGCATCAATAGCGGGTCATGGACTGGAATTCCTGGATACTGTCGGTTCAATATTGCGCTTGaagaaaatgatttcaaaaaAGCTTTGGACTGCATTCTAAAATTTAGAGAAGTCGCACTGGTTTAA
- the LOC106775847 gene encoding methionine S-methyltransferase isoform X3 has translation MSSNSTRILNPNPDAMSKVITENASEEFLHSLSNYCALQGFMEDQFGLGLIARAVEEGIAVIKPTGIMIFNMGGRPGQGVCERLFERRGFRITKLWQTKIIQAGDTDIAALVEIEKNSPHRFEFFMGLSGDQPICARTAWAYGKSGGSISHALSVYSCELRRPNQVKVIFDFLKHGFQEISSSLDLSFEEDSVADEKIPFLAYLARTLKSNSFFPYEPPAGSIHFRNLIAGFLKTYHHIPLTADNVVIFPSRTAAIENALRLFSPRLAVVDEHLTRHLPRLWLTSSALENTGAIHSSDDTIMVIEAPRQSDLMIELIKKLKPKVVVTGIAHFEAVTSSAFVHLLDTTRDIGSRLFLDISDHFELSSIPGSNGVLKYLSGTPLPSHAAIICGLVKNKVYPDLEVAFVISEEESLFNALSKTVELLEGNTSLISQYYYGCIFHELLAFQLAGRHAPAERNCVNVKSVDMIGFDRSASLVLKNAELSIDRVESGSLIHMDVDQIFLPVPSPVKAAIFESFARQNMSESEIDVTSSIKRFVKSSYGFPTDNGTEFIYADSSKALFNKLVLCCINEGGTLCFPAGSNGNYVSSARFLKADIVTAPTDVNVGFKFTEKTLTGILGTVKNPWVYISGPTVNPTGLIYSNNEMVKILSTCARFGARVIIDTAASGLEFDFEGWGGWDIEGCLSKLNSSIKPSFCVSLLGGLSLKMLNGVLRFGFLILNHPVLIDTFYSYPGLSKPHTTVRYATKKLLELREQKPSNLSDAIVEHTEILRTRSKLLKQVLEKSGWDVLESCAGVSVVAKPSAYLNKTIKLKLSPKGEGDHGSATEEVKLDDCNIRTVILKATGLCINSGSWTGIPGYCRFNIALEENDFKKALDCILKFREVALV, from the exons GTGATAACAGAAAATGCAAGCGAGGAATTCCTTCATTCATTGAGTAATTACTGTGCACTTCAG GGATTTATGGAGGACCAATTTGGCTTAGGTTTAATTGCTAGGGCAGTTGAGGAGGGGATAGCAGTAATCAAACCAACTGGAATTATGATCTTTAATATGGGGGGCCGCCCAGGTCAAGGTGTTTGCGAACGATTGTTTGAGCGTCGGGGTTTTCGCATTACAAAGCTTTGGCAAACTAAAATCATTCAG GCTGGTGACACAGATATTGCAGCCTTAGTTGAGATTGAGAAGAATAGCCCACACCGTTTTGAGTTTTTCATGGGACTTTCTGGGGATCAGCCGATTTGCGCACGAACTGCGTGGGCTTATGGAAAGTCTGGTGGCAGCATTTCTCATGCTTTATCAGTGTACAGTTGTGAACTTCGTCGCCCTAATCAG GTGAAGGTTATTTTTGATTTTCTAAAACATGGATTTCAAGAGATCAGCAGCTCCTTAGATTTGTCTTTTGAGGAAGATTCTGTTGCTGATGAGAAGATTCCATTCCTCGCTTATCTTGCAAGAACACTAAAAAGTAATTCTTTTTTTCCATATGAGCCACCTGCCGGAAGCATACATTTCCGCAATCTCATTGCTGGGTTTTTGAAGACTTATCATCATATTCCACTCACTGCCGAT AATGTTGTCATTTTTCCTTCAAGGACTGCAGCAATTGAGAATGCTCTTCGCTTGTTCTCACCTCGCCTTGCAGTTGTCGATGAACATCTGACTCGGCATTTACCAAGGCTGTGGTTAACATCTTCGGCACTTGAG AACACAGGAGCTATACACTCTTCAGATGATACCATTATGGTAATTGAAGCTCCCCGGCAATCGGACTTAATGATAGAactaataaagaaattgaaacctAAAGTGGTGGTGACTGGGATTGCTCATTTTGAGGCTGTTACTAGTTCAGCTTTTGTGCACCTTTTAGATACAACACGAGACATTGGATCTCGTCTTTTCTTGGACATATCAGATCACTTTGAGCTATCCAGCATTCCTGGATCGAATGGGGTCCTGAAGTATCTTTCAGGAACTCCTCTGCCCTCTCATGCAGCAATTATATGTGGACTAGTAAAGAATAAG GTTTATCCTGATTTAGAAGTAGCTTTCGTCATTTCGGAAGAAGAATCCCTCTTTAACGCCCTGTCCAAAACCGTTGAATTACTGGAGGGCAATACTTCATTAATTAGTCAGTACTATTATGGCTGTATCTTTCACGAGCTTCTTGCTTTTCAGCTTGCTGGCCGGCATGCGCCTGCTGAG AGAAACTGTGTGAACGTCAAGTCAGTTGATATGATAGGATTTGATAGATCAGCTTCGTTGGTCCTTAAAAACGCTGAGCTATCTATTGATCGGGTAGAGAGTGGGTCCCTGATTCACATGGACGTCGATCAAATCTTCTTGCCTGTTCCATCTCCTGTTAAGGCGgctatttttgaaagttttgctAGACAAAACATGTCTGAGTCTGAAATTGATGTCACATCAAGCATCAAAAGATTTGTAAAGAGCAGCTATGGTTTTCCAACAGATAACGGCACCGAGTTTATATACGCCGACAGTTCGAAAGCTCTTTTCAACAAGCTGGTCCTCTGCTGCATCAACGAAGGTGGCACCCTCTGTTTTCCAGCTGGATCAAATGGGAATTATGTTTCTTCTGCAAGATTTTTGAAAGCTGACATAGTGACAGCACCTACAGATGTCAATGTAGGTTTTAAGTTCACTGAAAAGACACTCACTGGAATCCTTGGAACCGTGAAAAACCCATGGGTGTATATTTCCGGTCCTACAGTCAATCCAACTGGCTTGATTTATAGCAACAATGAGATGGTAAAAATCTTAAGCACCTGTGCTAGATTTGGTGCAAGAGTTATAATTGATACTGCAGCCTCTGGTTTGGAATTTGACTTTGAAGGCTGGGGTGGCTGGGATATAGAGGGATGTTTGTCTAAGCTGAATTCTTCAATCAAGCCATCGTTTTGTGTGTCTCTTCTTGGAGGACTGTCTCTGAAGATGCTAAATGGTGTTCTCAGATTTGGCTTTCTTATTCTAAACCATCCTGTTTTGATTGACACATTTTACAGTTATCCAGGATTAAGCAAACCTCATACTACTGTTAGATACGCTACAAAAAAATTGCTGGAGCTTAGAGAGCAAAAACCATCAAACCTATCAGATGCTATAGTTGAACACACCGAGATATTGAGAACTAGATCCAAGCTCTTGAAACAG GTTCTTGAGAAAAGTGGGTGGGATGTGCTTGAATCGTGTGCTGGTGTGTCTGTTGTGGCCAAGCCCTCTGCCTATCTCAACAAGACTATTAAGCTGAAACTTTCACCAAAAGGCGAAGGAGACCATGGAAGTGCCACAGAGGAAGTAAAACTCGACGACTGTAATATTAGGACTGTCATTCTCAAAGCCACTGGATTATGCATCAATAGCGGGTCATGGACTGGAATTCCTGGATACTGTCGGTTCAATATTGCGCTTGaagaaaatgatttcaaaaaAGCTTTGGACTGCATTCTAAAATTTAGAGAAGTCGCACTGGTTTAA